In Sulfitobacter guttiformis, the genomic stretch TGACCCTGCTGGCAGAAAAATGGCCAATGGACAGTAAAATCGCAAAGAGGTTTGCAAAATTTGGCGGCGATATCGGTCCCGCCGGCCACTCCCTGCCCCTGCGCATCGCAAGCGGTCTCCATGCGCTGGTGCTCACACGCCGCGCGCCCGAACTCGTCGCGGTCTATCCTCCACAAACGCCAACGGATGCGGAGCTGTCCGAGGCTGTGTTGAATTCGATCGACCTACATGCCGACTTTTTGGTCGACTGGGTCGAAAGTCCACCGCAGACCAACGAAGTGCGCCGCTCTGCCGCGCTGATTGCCGGCGCGCGCGTAGCTGTATCGCATTTCGATCTGCCTGTTCATTTGAGCGAACTAGGGGCAAGTGGTGGACTTAATTTAATGTGGGATCACTATGCGCTGGAGCTTGGCGGAAAAAGGTTCGGCCCGTCCATGCCGGTGCTTTCTCTTTCGCCTGAATGGATCGGCCCTACACCACTTGAAGCTACTCCGCGCATCGCTGCGCGGGCCGGTGTAGATTTGAACCCTCTTGATCCGCGCCGTGCCGACCACCTGCTGCGGCTCACCGCGTATCTGTGGCCGGACCAGCCCGAACGGCTGTCGCTGACCCGTTCTGCTGCCTCGGTGATGACGGCCCAGATCGACAAAGGGGACGCTGTCGAGTGGCTGCGCAACAGACTTTCATCTGCGCCGCAAGGGCGCCTTCATCTGGTCCAGCATTCGGTTGCGTGGCAATATTTTCCTGCGCAGGCGCGCGCTACGGGTACCGCCATGCTAGAAGAAGCAGGCACCAGAGCCACAAGAGACCGACCTCTGGCCTGGCTCGCAATGGAGAGTGACGGCGACACCACGAGCGCAAGCGGCGCTGCAGTGACCCTGCGCCTATGGCCCGGTAACATCACGATGGTGTTAGGACGGGCGGATTTCCATGGCCGCTGGATCAAGTGGGCACACGACGGCGTCTCCTGACCAAATTGCGTTACCGCGCGGCATTAGCAAGACCTTTTGCTGGCTTGCGCGCCGCGTGCATGGTTGAGTACGAAAAACTGCAAAAGGAGCCTTGGGCATGCGCGTATTCGGTAAATGGGTTCTCCGCATTTTTGTGGTGTTCGTCCTCGCAGTGGTGGTGGTCGGACTATGGCAGCGGGAAAAAATTACCCGGCTTCTTGCCGTAAATTCGCTCTTCTCTGAAGAGAAAATTGTAAACAATTTTTCCCATATGGACGCTGCTTTTCTGACAAC encodes the following:
- a CDS encoding DUF2332 domain-containing protein, with translation MMLINAFRHQAASCAALGSPFMERLLTLLAEKWPMDSKIAKRFAKFGGDIGPAGHSLPLRIASGLHALVLTRRAPELVAVYPPQTPTDAELSEAVLNSIDLHADFLVDWVESPPQTNEVRRSAALIAGARVAVSHFDLPVHLSELGASGGLNLMWDHYALELGGKRFGPSMPVLSLSPEWIGPTPLEATPRIAARAGVDLNPLDPRRADHLLRLTAYLWPDQPERLSLTRSAASVMTAQIDKGDAVEWLRNRLSSAPQGRLHLVQHSVAWQYFPAQARATGTAMLEEAGTRATRDRPLAWLAMESDGDTTSASGAAVTLRLWPGNITMVLGRADFHGRWIKWAHDGVS